In a genomic window of Amycolatopsis japonica:
- a CDS encoding L-lactate MFS transporter, whose product MAVGFLDRSRIVASPGWSRWLVPPAALAVHLSIGQAYAWSVFKPPLEKTLGLTGTESALPFQLGIVMLGLSAAFGGTLVERNGPRWAMFVSMVCFSSGFLLSALGVATSQYWLVVLGWGGIGGIGLGIGYISPVSTLIKWFPDRPGMATGIAIMGFGGGALIASPWSSQMLGTAPWSIGTVATAFLVHGLVYAVFMTLGILLVRVPADDWKPKGWEPKTDHGNAMITTANVSARNAIRTPQFWLLWVVLCFNVTAGIGILEKASPMIADFFRETSTPVGTAAAAGFVALLSLTNMLGRFVWSSTSDLVGRKNIYRLYLGVGALLYLVIALTTNASKLVFVLCAMLILSFYGGGFATVPAYLKDLFGTYQVGAIHGRLLTAWSMAGVLGPLIVNAIADSQKSAGKVGPDLYSTSLFIMIGLLVVGFVANELVRPVNPKYHEPASSGEPARSEAR is encoded by the coding sequence ATGGCTGTCGGCTTCCTGGACCGTTCCCGCATCGTCGCATCACCGGGCTGGAGCCGCTGGCTGGTGCCGCCCGCCGCGCTGGCCGTCCACCTGTCGATCGGGCAGGCGTACGCGTGGAGCGTCTTCAAACCGCCGTTGGAGAAGACCCTCGGCCTCACCGGGACCGAGAGCGCGCTGCCGTTCCAGCTCGGCATCGTGATGCTCGGGCTGTCGGCGGCCTTCGGCGGGACGCTGGTCGAACGCAACGGGCCGCGCTGGGCGATGTTCGTCTCGATGGTCTGCTTCAGCTCGGGCTTCCTGCTCTCCGCGCTCGGTGTGGCGACGTCGCAGTACTGGCTCGTCGTCCTCGGCTGGGGCGGGATCGGCGGCATCGGGCTCGGGATCGGCTACATCTCGCCGGTGTCGACGCTGATCAAATGGTTCCCGGACCGGCCGGGCATGGCCACCGGCATCGCGATCATGGGCTTCGGCGGCGGCGCGCTGATCGCCTCCCCGTGGTCTTCGCAGATGCTGGGAACGGCGCCGTGGTCCATCGGGACGGTCGCGACGGCCTTCCTCGTGCACGGCCTGGTCTACGCGGTCTTCATGACCCTCGGCATCCTGCTGGTGCGGGTGCCCGCCGACGACTGGAAGCCGAAGGGCTGGGAACCGAAGACCGACCACGGCAACGCGATGATCACCACCGCGAACGTGTCGGCGCGCAACGCCATCAGGACGCCGCAGTTCTGGCTCCTCTGGGTGGTCCTGTGCTTCAACGTGACCGCGGGGATCGGCATCCTGGAGAAGGCCTCGCCGATGATCGCGGACTTCTTCCGCGAGACCTCCACGCCGGTCGGCACCGCCGCCGCGGCCGGGTTCGTCGCGTTGCTTTCGCTGACCAACATGCTCGGCCGGTTCGTCTGGTCGTCCACTTCGGACCTGGTGGGGCGCAAGAACATCTACCGGCTCTACCTCGGCGTCGGCGCCCTGCTGTATCTGGTGATCGCGCTGACCACGAACGCCTCCAAGCTCGTGTTCGTCCTGTGCGCGATGCTGATCCTGTCCTTCTACGGCGGCGGGTTCGCGACCGTGCCGGCGTATCTGAAGGACCTCTTCGGCACCTACCAGGTGGGCGCGATTCACGGCAGGCTGCTGACCGCGTGGTCGATGGCCGGCGTGCTCGGGCCGCTGATCGTCAACGCCATCGCCGACAGCCAGAAGTCTGCGGGCAAGGTCGGCCCGGATCTGTACTCGACGTCACTGTTCATCATGATCGGCCTGCTGGTCGTCGGTTTCGTCGCGAACGAGCTGGTGCGCCCCGTCAACCCGAAGTACCACGAGCCGGCGTCGTCCGGTGAGCCCGCGAGGAGTGAGGCCCGATGA
- the fdhD gene encoding formate dehydrogenase accessory sulfurtransferase FdhD: MGRVTVRRPVRKISATKDVRRPDALAAEEPLEIRVGGKALAVTMRTPGNDVELAHGFLLSEGVLASREDVAVARYCDGVDDQGRNTYNVLDLALAEGVAPPETGVERNFYTTSSCGVCGKAALDAVKLKSRFSPEKSEFAVSTDVLAKLPDTLRAHQKVFSSTGGLHAAALFDGDGNLAVVREDVGRHNAVDKVLGWALQEGRIPATDTGLLVSGRASFELVQKAAMAGIGLLAAVSAPSSLAAELAEENGMTLIGFLRGDSMNLYSGEQRVLGLG; this comes from the coding sequence GTGGGCAGGGTGACGGTGCGACGTCCGGTGCGGAAGATCTCCGCGACCAAGGACGTGCGGCGGCCCGACGCGCTCGCGGCCGAGGAACCGCTGGAGATCCGCGTCGGCGGCAAGGCACTCGCGGTCACCATGCGGACACCCGGCAACGACGTCGAACTCGCGCACGGGTTCCTGTTGTCCGAAGGCGTACTCGCCTCGCGTGAGGACGTCGCGGTCGCGCGGTACTGCGACGGCGTCGACGACCAGGGCCGCAACACCTACAACGTCCTGGACCTCGCACTGGCCGAAGGGGTCGCCCCGCCGGAGACCGGCGTCGAGCGGAACTTCTACACCACGTCCTCGTGCGGGGTCTGCGGCAAGGCCGCGCTCGACGCGGTGAAACTGAAAAGCCGGTTTTCCCCGGAGAAGTCCGAATTCGCGGTGAGCACCGACGTGCTGGCGAAGCTCCCGGACACGCTCCGCGCCCACCAGAAGGTGTTCTCCAGCACCGGCGGCCTGCACGCGGCCGCCCTGTTCGACGGCGACGGGAACCTCGCCGTCGTCCGCGAGGACGTCGGCAGGCACAACGCCGTCGACAAGGTGCTGGGCTGGGCGCTGCAGGAGGGCCGGATCCCCGCGACGGACACCGGGTTGCTGGTGTCCGGCCGCGCCTCGTTCGAACTGGTGCAGAAGGCCGCCATGGCCGGGATCGGGCTGCTGGCGGCCGTCTCCGCGCCGTCGTCGCTGGCCGCGGAACTGGCCGAGGAGAACGGCATGACCCTCATCGGTTTCCTGCGCGGCGACAGCATGAACCTCTACAGCGGCGAACAGCGGGTGCTCGGCCTCGGCTGA
- a CDS encoding LCP family protein, whose product MHKLGKVLVAALAVAVFGGTAYGYTTLESLDGITREDVIEAPDPGEQPADGSLDILLVGRDARTDNQDRPLPPEILRELRAGANGDDLTDTLIVLRIPNGQQTVKAFSIPRDSWVAQPGTKDKSKINEIFGRTKFASGNEQRAAGKTDKAEINKQAITAARKATLKAVEELSGVKIDHFAEVNLLSFYEISKAVGGVEVCLKKATKDRDSGADFPAGRQTIAGADALAFVRQRKNLPRSDLDRVRRQQVFLAGLAKQVLSGGTLANPARVSDLIDAVKRSVVLDGSWNLLDFVRQMRGVSGGGIAFETIPVVNPDYRYDPRHPTWTAVQVDPAQVRAFAASLIGVQPTTPQAPAGPKVDVVNASGKDGLAARVSDLLAEKGFGKGDTKAEAGRRTSVVRFSDAAGPAAEIAKLLGGLDVQKADSVAAGKIEVVLGQVYKGPGVSAGGGAIGALAEPPITADGADCID is encoded by the coding sequence GTGCACAAGCTGGGGAAGGTCCTGGTCGCCGCGCTCGCGGTGGCGGTGTTCGGCGGGACCGCGTACGGATACACGACGCTGGAGTCGCTCGACGGCATCACCCGCGAGGACGTGATCGAGGCGCCGGATCCGGGGGAACAGCCCGCCGACGGTTCGCTGGACATCCTGCTGGTCGGGCGCGACGCGCGCACCGACAATCAGGACCGGCCGCTGCCGCCGGAGATCCTGCGGGAACTGCGGGCCGGGGCGAACGGCGACGACCTGACCGACACGCTCATCGTGCTCCGCATCCCCAACGGCCAGCAGACGGTGAAGGCGTTCTCGATCCCGCGTGACTCGTGGGTCGCGCAGCCGGGCACGAAGGACAAGAGCAAGATCAACGAGATCTTCGGCCGGACCAAGTTCGCCTCGGGGAACGAGCAGCGCGCGGCGGGCAAGACCGACAAGGCCGAGATCAACAAGCAGGCGATCACCGCGGCGCGGAAGGCGACCCTCAAGGCCGTCGAGGAGCTCAGTGGCGTCAAGATCGACCACTTCGCCGAGGTCAACCTGCTGAGCTTCTACGAGATCAGCAAGGCCGTCGGCGGCGTCGAGGTCTGTCTGAAGAAGGCCACCAAGGACCGTGATTCGGGCGCGGACTTCCCCGCCGGGCGGCAGACGATCGCGGGCGCCGACGCGCTCGCCTTCGTCCGGCAGCGCAAGAACCTGCCCCGCAGCGACCTCGACCGCGTCCGCCGCCAGCAGGTGTTCCTCGCGGGACTGGCGAAGCAGGTGCTCTCCGGCGGGACCCTCGCCAACCCTGCGCGCGTGTCCGACCTGATCGACGCGGTGAAGCGTTCGGTCGTGCTCGACGGTTCGTGGAACCTGCTCGACTTCGTGCGGCAGATGCGCGGGGTGTCCGGCGGCGGGATCGCGTTCGAGACCATCCCGGTGGTCAACCCCGACTACCGCTACGACCCCCGGCATCCGACCTGGACCGCCGTGCAGGTCGATCCCGCCCAGGTGCGCGCGTTCGCCGCCTCCCTGATCGGGGTCCAGCCCACCACCCCGCAGGCGCCCGCCGGACCCAAGGTCGACGTCGTCAACGCGAGCGGCAAGGACGGTCTCGCCGCCCGCGTCTCGGATCTCTTGGCGGAGAAGGGTTTCGGCAAGGGCGACACGAAGGCCGAGGCCGGACGGCGGACGTCGGTCGTCCGGTTCAGCGACGCGGCCGGGCCCGCCGCGGAGATCGCGAAACTGCTCGGCGGACTGGACGTCCAGAAAGCCGATTCGGTCGCGGCGGGCAAGATCGAGGTCGTCCTCGGCCAGGTCTACAAAGGACCGGGCGTCTCCGCGGGCGGGGGCGCGATCGGTGCGCTGGCGGAGCCGCCGATCACGGCCGATGGCGCCGACTGCATCGACTGA
- a CDS encoding carotenoid oxygenase family protein has protein sequence MGNKFLEGNFAPVNREHTITGLSVTGHIPEYLDGRYLRNGPNPLSEVDPATYHWFMGDGMVHGVRLRDGRAEWYRNRWVRNPRLARELGERWEGGAAAGLGANTNVIGHAGKTLALIEGGATSFELTDELDTVGACDFDGTLPGGYTAHPKRDPETGELHAVSYFFGSGNKVQYSVIDAQGRARRTVDVEVTGSPMMHDFSLTEKHVVFYDLPVAFDSEQAVAASVPTALRTPARLVMSALVGKVKVPDPFGAKLRQRISGNAGLPYRWNPKYPARIGVMPREGGNGDVRWFDVEPCYVFHPMNAYDDGDTIVLDVVRHPKMFDTELLGPAEGPPTLDRWTVDLAAGKVVEERLDDQGQEFPRVDERLVGRPHRFGYSVSTKDGSASSGSLLKHDLWNRSVRSREFGDGAQVGEFVFVPSSVDAGEDEGVLMGFVYDPATQKSDLTILDAGTLETVGAVHLPDRVPNGFHGNWVGNQG, from the coding sequence ATGGGCAACAAGTTCCTCGAGGGCAACTTCGCCCCGGTCAACCGTGAGCACACGATCACCGGACTCAGCGTCACCGGGCACATCCCGGAGTACCTGGACGGGCGCTATCTGCGGAACGGGCCGAACCCGCTGTCCGAAGTGGACCCCGCGACCTACCACTGGTTCATGGGCGACGGCATGGTGCACGGCGTCCGGCTGCGGGACGGCCGCGCCGAGTGGTACCGCAACCGCTGGGTGCGCAATCCCCGGCTCGCGCGGGAGCTCGGTGAACGCTGGGAAGGCGGCGCGGCCGCCGGCCTGGGGGCCAACACGAACGTGATCGGCCACGCGGGCAAGACCCTCGCCCTGATCGAGGGCGGTGCCACGAGTTTCGAACTGACCGACGAACTCGACACCGTGGGTGCCTGCGATTTCGACGGCACCCTGCCCGGCGGCTACACCGCGCACCCCAAGCGGGACCCGGAGACCGGTGAGCTGCACGCCGTCTCGTACTTCTTCGGCTCGGGGAACAAGGTGCAGTACTCGGTGATCGACGCGCAGGGGCGCGCGCGGCGCACGGTCGACGTCGAGGTCACCGGCTCGCCGATGATGCACGACTTCTCCCTGACCGAGAAGCACGTCGTCTTCTACGACCTCCCCGTCGCCTTCGATTCGGAGCAGGCGGTCGCCGCGTCCGTCCCGACGGCGCTGCGCACCCCCGCGCGGCTCGTGATGTCCGCGCTGGTGGGCAAGGTGAAGGTGCCGGATCCCTTCGGGGCGAAGCTGCGTCAGCGGATCTCGGGCAACGCCGGCCTGCCGTACCGCTGGAACCCGAAGTATCCGGCGCGAATCGGCGTCATGCCGCGCGAGGGTGGCAACGGCGACGTCCGCTGGTTCGACGTCGAGCCGTGCTACGTGTTCCACCCGATGAACGCCTACGACGACGGCGACACCATCGTGCTGGACGTCGTCCGGCATCCGAAGATGTTCGACACCGAGCTGCTCGGACCGGCCGAGGGGCCGCCGACCCTGGACCGCTGGACCGTCGACCTGGCCGCGGGCAAGGTCGTCGAGGAACGTCTCGACGACCAGGGCCAGGAGTTCCCGCGCGTCGACGAGCGACTGGTCGGGCGGCCGCACCGGTTCGGCTACTCGGTGTCCACAAAGGATGGTTCGGCGTCGTCGGGCTCCCTGCTGAAGCACGATCTGTGGAACCGGTCGGTCCGGTCACGGGAATTCGGCGACGGCGCGCAGGTGGGGGAGTTCGTGTTCGTCCCGTCCTCGGTGGACGCGGGCGAGGACGAGGGTGTGCTGATGGGGTTCGTCTACGATCCCGCGACGCAGAAGAGCGATCTGACCATTTTGGACGCGGGGACGCTGGAGACCGTGGGCGCCGTGCACCTGCCGGACCGGGTGCCGAACGGTTTCCACGGCAACTGGGTGGGCAACCAGGGCTGA
- a CDS encoding MFS transporter small subunit: MTEQAPERRRTGLMVFAWLWVALPFAYGVYELFRKVVQLFGG, encoded by the coding sequence ATGACCGAACAGGCTCCCGAACGCCGCCGCACCGGGCTGATGGTCTTCGCGTGGCTGTGGGTCGCGCTCCCGTTCGCGTACGGCGTCTACGAACTGTTCCGCAAGGTGGTCCAGCTCTTCGGCGGCTGA
- a CDS encoding TetR/AcrR family transcriptional regulator: MAPKPSAAEVKGKLIEAAIRLLAHGGPEALQARKLAAEIGASTMAVYTHFGGMGALVDEVAREGFRRLSANLGRVEETDDPAADILTLALAYRRTVVDDPHLYAVTFGQSQPSGQKATLGDMTNEETRRNASEEGIEAFGYLVRAAKRVIDAGRFRPAPEFEVAAQLWSAVHGYITLEVAGHFGDGENGVDHILIPLATALGVGLGDTYEAATRSARLSIEAWRAKEGNIGT; encoded by the coding sequence ATGGCACCGAAACCCTCCGCCGCCGAGGTCAAGGGCAAGCTGATCGAGGCGGCGATCCGGCTGCTCGCGCACGGCGGCCCGGAGGCGCTCCAGGCGCGCAAGCTGGCGGCCGAGATCGGCGCGTCCACCATGGCCGTGTACACCCACTTCGGCGGGATGGGCGCGCTCGTGGACGAGGTCGCGCGCGAGGGATTCCGGCGCCTGTCGGCGAATCTGGGCCGGGTCGAGGAGACCGACGACCCGGCGGCCGACATCCTCACCCTGGCGCTGGCCTACCGTCGGACCGTCGTGGACGACCCGCACCTCTACGCGGTGACCTTCGGCCAAAGCCAGCCCAGCGGGCAGAAGGCGACCCTCGGCGACATGACCAACGAGGAGACCCGCCGGAACGCCAGCGAAGAGGGCATCGAGGCCTTCGGCTACCTGGTCCGCGCCGCGAAGCGGGTGATCGACGCCGGCCGGTTCCGCCCCGCCCCGGAGTTCGAGGTCGCCGCGCAGCTCTGGAGCGCCGTGCACGGCTACATCACACTGGAGGTCGCCGGTCATTTCGGCGACGGCGAGAATGGTGTGGACCACATCCTGATTCCCCTGGCCACCGCCCTCGGCGTGGGCCTGGGCGACACTTACGAGGCCGCGACGCGGTCCGCCCGCCTCTCGATCGAGGCCTGGCGCGCGAAAGAGGGAAACATCGGCACCTGA
- a CDS encoding SDR family NAD(P)-dependent oxidoreductase — protein sequence MGVLVTGASRGIGRAIARAFAEKGDRVAVHYASKREEAERTLGELPGSGHGLIQGDLSEPEVAQRVADEAEALVGGVDVLVNNAAFAPSAGAAHPVAEVSYEDWQRVWRRMLDVNVLGTANVTYCVARHMIDRGAPGRVVNIGSRGAFKGEPEFPAYGASKAALHSLGQSLAVALAPHGIAVTSVAPGFTATDRVAAKVEGARGESPFGRVGTPEEVAAAVLYLASGEAAWASGAILDLNGASYLRM from the coding sequence GTGGGAGTTCTGGTCACCGGGGCGTCGCGCGGCATCGGCCGCGCGATCGCCCGCGCCTTCGCGGAAAAGGGCGACCGTGTCGCCGTCCACTACGCCTCGAAGCGGGAGGAAGCCGAGCGGACGCTCGGCGAGCTGCCCGGTTCCGGGCACGGCCTGATCCAAGGTGACCTTTCGGAACCCGAAGTGGCACAACGGGTCGCCGACGAGGCAGAGGCACTGGTGGGCGGGGTGGACGTCCTCGTGAACAACGCCGCCTTCGCGCCCTCCGCGGGTGCGGCCCATCCCGTCGCCGAAGTGTCCTATGAGGACTGGCAGCGGGTCTGGCGGCGGATGCTCGACGTCAACGTGCTCGGCACCGCGAACGTGACCTACTGCGTGGCGCGGCACATGATCGACCGCGGCGCGCCCGGCCGCGTGGTCAACATCGGCTCGCGGGGAGCCTTCAAGGGTGAGCCCGAGTTCCCGGCGTATGGCGCGAGCAAGGCGGCGCTGCACTCGCTGGGGCAGTCGCTCGCCGTCGCCCTCGCCCCGCACGGGATCGCCGTGACCTCGGTCGCGCCCGGTTTCACCGCGACGGACCGGGTCGCGGCGAAGGTCGAAGGCGCGCGGGGCGAGAGTCCGTTCGGCCGGGTCGGCACGCCGGAGGAGGTCGCGGCCGCGGTGCTCTACCTGGCTTCCGGCGAGGCCGCGTGGGCGTCCGGGGCGATCCTCGACCTGAACGGCGCGTCGTATCTCAGGATGTGA